A segment of the Sanyastnella coralliicola genome:
GCGTCTTATCGTTCTCTGAAAAGCGCCAAAGAAGGCAGCCGCGAATGGCATGCCTGGAAGTGCATGAATGAGAATGTCACTTACCGATTGGATCAAGCGGCGAGCAATCAAGCCACCATTGGTCTTCGGGTGCTCATTCGAGTGCTTCGTAAAATGCGTTCTGGCACGGATGCCTTTCACACATTGAGAGGAGAGCCGCAATTGGCCATCTTAGAGTCTGCCTTTGTATTCGAAGAATTAGAATTCGAGTACGTTAAAAAACAAGCACAACCGCCGGGCGTGTTCTTCAGTCAAGAAGATCTACCAGCAGCATTCAAAGGACAGCAATTGATCCCTTTCATTCTGTTTGCGCTTCCGATTGTGTTGTCTTGTTTCTTCTCTTCGGCAAACCGAGCGAACAAAGCGATGCATATTGCTTTTGTAGCGGAGAATGCGGCTTTGCTGCATTTGGTCCGAAGCCAGAAGATCAAGCGAATCTTTGATTTCGCTCCTTACCTCATCGACCACAACTGGAGTTACCTTCTACTTGAAAACGAACTTGACGACTTCACGAAGTTGCCAAGTCCGGGACCTTTGAGCACCCATCATGGCGTGCTGTATTGCCACAGCCTTTTGTTGAGTAGCGCTTACCAAAAGGAAGAAATCAAGGTCTTGAAAGAGGTAAAGTACACTCAGGTAGATATGTGGGTTCCAGAGTATGCCTTCACGTACATTGATCGCTACCTCGAGACCTTACCTGAGCCTGAGCCAATGACCATTGGATACTACTCTCATGGTGGTTGGTTGCGCAGAGATGAAGGTCATACAGATGACGGATTGAATATTCCAGAGGCTGAAGAACAATTGCTGAAAGACCTCGCCAAATTCACTGCTGAACATGATGGTTGGAAGGTGATGATCTTCCCCCACCCTCGTGAAAAAAAGCCTGAATTGGTGGAGAAAACCAGGGAGTTCTATCAGCAGTTCTTTCCAGATGGCAACTTTGCTTTAGCGGGCCCAGACGTTCGTACTTCCATGAGTTTTGAGCATGTGGATATCGCCGCGGCGGCATTCAGCACCATCCTTTATGAGCGCCTATTCTGTGGCTACAAAACCCTGATCGGGAACTACGGCATGGAGCATTTCCCAATGAAAGGCTCCACACTGGATGGGATCTGTTTTAACTCGGGAGAACAACTCTCTAAGAAACTACTTGAGCTCGAATCGGTCACTCGAAACGAGTTCTTTGAACGATACGGACTTGAAGCCTACCGCTTCGATGCCTATCCATATTTTGTGCAAGCATGATCGCGATTATTGACTACGGCGTAGGTAACCTTGCCTCGGTAAGGAATATGATCAAGAAAGCTGGCGGAAAGGCTAAGATTTCTTCTGATCCTGAAGTTCTCGCTAGCGCGGAAAAGCTCATCCTTCCAGGGGTGGGCGCTTTTGGAGTTGGAATGGCTAATCTTCGGGAGCGAGGATTAGACACTCTTATCAAGGAACGCGCAGCGGCTGGAGTTAAGATCCTAGGCATTTGCCTTGGGGCACAGTTGCTAACGGATTACAGCGAAGAGAACGATTGTGAAGGGTTAGGATTGATTCCTGCCAAGACTATTCGTTTCAATGTAGCAGATCAAGGTTTGAAAGTACCTCACATGGGGTGGAACAACATCCAGGTTTCTCAATCAGACCATCCTCTACTTCAAAATATTCAAGCCAACCCGCGCTATTATTTCGTGCACAGCTATTACATGAAATGTGATGACCAAGCAGATGAACTGTGCAGCTGCGATTACGGACATTCATTCTCGGCTGGAATTGCAAAAGGACATGTTGCCGGTATGCAATTTCACCCTGAGAAAAGCCACGTATTTGGCCTGAAGGTGATGGAGAACTTTTTAAGCTGGTAATATGCAGAGAGCACGGATCATACCCATACTGACTGTAGATAACGGCAAGCTCGTGAAGACGGTGAAGTTCAAAAAACCGAACTACATCGGAGACCCGATCAACGCCATCAAGATCTTCAACGATAAGATGATCGATGAGATCGTTATCCTTGACATTACTGCTTCGAAGCAAGGACGAAAACCGAACACCGACCTCATTTACGAAATGGCCAGTGAGTGTTTTTCGCCGCTAGGCTATGGTGGAGGAATCACATCTTTCGAAGAAGCCAAAAAGGTATTTGATCAAGGGGTTGAGAAGGTGATTATTAATTCAGCTATCGCTGGGAACGCTTCGCTTCTGCAAGAAATCGCTGATGCCTACGGCAGTCAAAGTGTAGTCGTGAGTTTGGACGTGAAGAAACCTCTGTTCGGCGGAATGCGTCCATGTTTCCGATCGGCAAGTGACGTGATTAAGGAAGATATTGTTGCCTTTGCTCAACGCATGGAGTCAGCAGGAGCAGGAGAGCTGATTGTACACAACACTGATCGCGACGGCACCTTTAGCGGACTAGATCGCGAGCTGACTAAATCGGTGGCTAGTGCGGTCGGAATTCCGGTAATTGCTTGTGGCGGAGCACACTCCGTAGAAGACATGAATGAAACCATTTCTGCAACCGGAGCTTCAGCTGCAGCCGCAGGAAGCATCTTCGTTTACAAAGACAGAAATCCGAAATCAATCCTAATCTCCTACCCTACTCCAGAAGACATAATCTCACGTTGAACTAAGACACGTCCTACATACAATATTAGTAGCTTTACCCCCGGATGTTTTATGCATCAAGACTAGTTAAATGACCACCCTCAACAACACCACCCAAGACGTACGTGTATGTACGAAAACGGTAATGGATAACATTGCTGACCCAGACATCACCTTTGATGAAAATGGGGTCTGCAATTACTTCTACCAATACCAAGATCGTGTCGAGAAATTCTTCGTTGGAGGAGAAGAAGGGCAACGTCAAATGGAAGAGGTGTTCGCCAAGATCCGCGAAGAAGGGAAAAACAAGAAATACGATTGCATTACAGGAGTCAGTGGAGGTGTTGATAGCACCTACATGGTATACCTCTGCAAGAAGTATGGATTACGTCCGCTAGTTGTTCACCTAGACAATGGGTGGAACTCTGAAATTGCCAATCAGAACATCAATAATATCATCGATAAGTGTGGCTTTGATCTTCACACCCATGTCATCGACTGGGAGGAGTTCAGAGATCTGCAGTTATCATTTTTGAAAGCATCTGTCATTGACCTTGAGTTAACTTCAGATCACGCCATCTTCGCAGTGATCTATGGATTGGCTCAAAAGCATGGCATTACTTACATGTTGAACGGATTCAACATTACTACAGAAGGCATTCTTCCTTCAGCGTGGCGATGGTTCAAGTATGACTGGTTGAATATCCGTTCGATTCAAAAGCAGTTCGGATCAAAGAAACTGAAGACCTTCCCTCATGTAAGCTTCGGTAAGAAGACCTACTATGAATTCGTGAAGAAGATTCAGACGGTGATGCCGCTGAATTACATTGATTACAACAAGGAAGAAGCAAAAGAACTTATCTCTCGCGAACTCGGTTGGCGTGACTACGGAGGTAAGCACTTCGAGAGTATCATCACTCGCTTCTACCAAGGATATATTCTTCCGGAGAAGTTTGGGGTAGATAAGCGCAAAGCACACTTATCTACGCTGATTGCTTCCGGACAAATGACGCGAGACGAAGCGCTTGAAGAGCTCAAGCAACCCATCTATGACGCAGATATGCTCGAGGAAGACAAAGAATTCGTTCTGAAGAAATTCGGATTTAGCGAAGCTGAATTTGAAGCCGTCATGAACGCGCCGATAAAGGCACACACAGACTATCCTAGCTACATCACAAAGCACTATAAATACCACGAACAGATCATGAAGTCAATCTCTCCAGCAACGCGTCTGGTGAAGAAAGCACTTGGGATCCGTCGAGAAAATAAGTCGTACTGACATGAAAAAGACCCGTTTTGCCATTGTAGGATGCGGAAGCATTGGTCGCCGCCACATCGCGGTGATCGACGCTGAACCCAATGCGGAGATCGTAGCGATCTGTGATATCAAGGAAGAAGCTGCTCGCGAGCAATCTGATCTTTATGACAACCTTCCTTTCTACACAGATTTCACGGAAATGCTGGCAAACATCGAAGCTGATGTGATTAACATTGCCACACCTCACGCGTTGCATGCTGACATGTCGATTGAAGCACTCCGTGCTGGTTTTGACGTCTTAGTTGAGAAGCCAATGGCCCTCACAACGGAAGACTGTAAGCGCATGAATGCCGTATCAAAGGAAACCGGTCAGCAGCTGTGGGTCGTGAAGCAAAACCGTCACAACGTTCCTGTTCGATTGGCCAAAGATGCGATCGACAAAGGAATGCTCGGTAAGATCTTCATGATCAAGTGTGACATCCTATGGAATCGTTACCAAGGGTACTACGATGACTCTCCGTGGCGAGGTGTGAAAGAAGAAGAAGGCGGGGCGCTATTCACTCAAGCAAGTCACTTCATTGATCTATTAATCTGGTGGTGTGGTGATGTAGTGAAAGCTCAGTGTCACGCTGAAACTCAGAATCATAATATTGAAACAGAAGACAGCGGTGTAGCCATCTTGAACTTCGCTAACGGAGCCATTGGCTCATTGGTTTGGACAACTTGTGTCTACAACAAAAACTACGAAGGGTCAGTGACCATCGTAGGAGAGCGAGGTACCATCAAGATCGGTGGCAAGTACCTCAACAAGATTGAATTCTGGGATGTAGAAGGATACCCTCTTCCAGAAGGGATCGAATTCTCAGATAAGCCGAATGCCTACGGTAAGTACCAGGGAACAAGCTCAAATCACGACAAGGTGGTGAAGGCATTGATCGCCTACTTAAACCGTGAAGGAAATGAAACAGTAGATGGTTTCGAAGGAATGAAATCAATTGACGCCATCGAACACATTTACAACGCAATGGCCAATGGCTGAACCGAAGAAATACCAAGCACAAATCCGCGACGTCAATTTCGGTGAGAATGTCATCGTTGTTGAACCTTGCAACCTCTATGAATGCAGCATCGGCAGCAACAGCTTTGTTGGGCCCTTTGTTGAAATTCAAAAAGGAGTCGTTGTAGGGGATCGCAGCAAAGTGCAGTCGCATACCTTCATTTGCGAATTGGTAACGATCGGTGATGATTGCTTTATCGGACATGGAGTCATGTTTATCAATGACTTGTTCAGTGATGGAGGACCGGCCGGAGGCGATCAAACGAAATGGAAACAAACCTTCATCGGGAATAAGGTCTCGATTGGAAGCAATGCCACCATTCTCCCTGTCACTATTTGCGACGAAGTCGTGATTGGCGCAGGTAGCGTAGTGACAAAAGATATCACGGAGCCTGGCGTCTACGCTGGGAATCCAGCAAAAAAACTTCGGTAATGAACGTACCTTTTGTTGACCTCCATGCGCAGTACTTGCGCTACAAAGATGAATTCGATTCCGCGATAGCGAATGTCATCAGCGAAACCGCATTCATCAGCGGTAAACACGCGAAAGCCTTTGAAGCCAACTTCTCTGAGTACGCTCAAGTAGGGCACACAGTAAGCTGCGCGAACGGAACTGACTCCCTTGAAATCCTCTTGGATGTTCTTGGTGTAGGACCAGGTGATGAGGTAATCATCCCAGCGCTATCATGGATTTCGACTGCTGAGGTTATTGGCACAAGAGGTGCTACACCGGTATTCGTTGACATAGACGAAACCTATACGATCAACGTAGACTTGATCGAAGAAAAAATCACTCCTCAAACAAGAGGTATCATGCCTGTGCACCTATATGGATGTCCGGCGAACATGCCTCGAATCATGGAGATCGCGGAAAAGCACAACCTATTCGTCATCGAAGACAGTGCGCAGGCGCATGGTGCTGAATGGGGAGGTCAACGCATTGCTACATTTGGAACCGCAGGTAGCTTTAGCTTCTACCCAGGAAAAAACTTGGGTGCGTACGGAGACGCCGGTGGAATGGTGACCGACAGCGAAGAGATCGCGAATAAAGCACGCATGATCGCTAACCACGGTCAGCCAAAGAAACACGAGCACATCATGGAAGGCCGCAATTCCCGAATGGACGGAATGCAAGCAGCCATTCTAAATGTGAAGCTCCCATACATTGAGACATGGACGGAAGAGCGCATTGCTCATGCCGCTCGTTACACTGAGTTACTGAAAGAAAGCAGCGTTCAAACGCCAATCGTTCCTGAGGGCGCTCGTCATGTCTTCCACCTTTATGTAGTGCAGCATGATGACCGCGATGGTTTGAGACAACATCTCGCGGATCATGGCATCGGTAATGCGATCCACTACCCTACGCCAATGCCTTTCATGCCGTGTTACGCGCATCTGGGCTATACTGAAGCAGATTTCCCTGTAGCTACGGCGGCATGTAAACGCATTGTTTCGCTTCCGATGTATCCGGAAATGACTAATGAGCATATTGATCGCGTTGTAGAAACCATCAATTCTTATGGCGGATAAGAAACTCCTGCTCGTTTGTTATGACTTCCCGCCAAACGCAGGCATTGGTGGTAGACGCTGGGCAAAGCTCGCTAAGGGGCTGACGCAACTGGGCTACCACATTCACGTGATCAAAGCGGATCCAATTTCAGGAACCGATCCTTCGGGTTGGGCAGATGATATTGATCGCAATGCG
Coding sequences within it:
- the hisH gene encoding imidazole glycerol phosphate synthase subunit HisH; its protein translation is MIAIIDYGVGNLASVRNMIKKAGGKAKISSDPEVLASAEKLILPGVGAFGVGMANLRERGLDTLIKERAAAGVKILGICLGAQLLTDYSEENDCEGLGLIPAKTIRFNVADQGLKVPHMGWNNIQVSQSDHPLLQNIQANPRYYFVHSYYMKCDDQADELCSCDYGHSFSAGIAKGHVAGMQFHPEKSHVFGLKVMENFLSW
- a CDS encoding AglZ/HisF2 family acetamidino modification protein, which encodes MQRARIIPILTVDNGKLVKTVKFKKPNYIGDPINAIKIFNDKMIDEIVILDITASKQGRKPNTDLIYEMASECFSPLGYGGGITSFEEAKKVFDQGVEKVIINSAIAGNASLLQEIADAYGSQSVVVSLDVKKPLFGGMRPCFRSASDVIKEDIVAFAQRMESAGAGELIVHNTDRDGTFSGLDRELTKSVASAVGIPVIACGGAHSVEDMNETISATGASAAAAGSIFVYKDRNPKSILISYPTPEDIISR
- a CDS encoding N-acetyl sugar amidotransferase, with product MTTLNNTTQDVRVCTKTVMDNIADPDITFDENGVCNYFYQYQDRVEKFFVGGEEGQRQMEEVFAKIREEGKNKKYDCITGVSGGVDSTYMVYLCKKYGLRPLVVHLDNGWNSEIANQNINNIIDKCGFDLHTHVIDWEEFRDLQLSFLKASVIDLELTSDHAIFAVIYGLAQKHGITYMLNGFNITTEGILPSAWRWFKYDWLNIRSIQKQFGSKKLKTFPHVSFGKKTYYEFVKKIQTVMPLNYIDYNKEEAKELISRELGWRDYGGKHFESIITRFYQGYILPEKFGVDKRKAHLSTLIASGQMTRDEALEELKQPIYDADMLEEDKEFVLKKFGFSEAEFEAVMNAPIKAHTDYPSYITKHYKYHEQIMKSISPATRLVKKALGIRRENKSY
- a CDS encoding Gfo/Idh/MocA family protein — protein: MKKTRFAIVGCGSIGRRHIAVIDAEPNAEIVAICDIKEEAAREQSDLYDNLPFYTDFTEMLANIEADVINIATPHALHADMSIEALRAGFDVLVEKPMALTTEDCKRMNAVSKETGQQLWVVKQNRHNVPVRLAKDAIDKGMLGKIFMIKCDILWNRYQGYYDDSPWRGVKEEEGGALFTQASHFIDLLIWWCGDVVKAQCHAETQNHNIETEDSGVAILNFANGAIGSLVWTTCVYNKNYEGSVTIVGERGTIKIGGKYLNKIEFWDVEGYPLPEGIEFSDKPNAYGKYQGTSSNHDKVVKALIAYLNREGNETVDGFEGMKSIDAIEHIYNAMANG
- a CDS encoding acyltransferase, with translation MAEPKKYQAQIRDVNFGENVIVVEPCNLYECSIGSNSFVGPFVEIQKGVVVGDRSKVQSHTFICELVTIGDDCFIGHGVMFINDLFSDGGPAGGDQTKWKQTFIGNKVSIGSNATILPVTICDEVVIGAGSVVTKDITEPGVYAGNPAKKLR
- a CDS encoding DegT/DnrJ/EryC1/StrS family aminotransferase — protein: MNVPFVDLHAQYLRYKDEFDSAIANVISETAFISGKHAKAFEANFSEYAQVGHTVSCANGTDSLEILLDVLGVGPGDEVIIPALSWISTAEVIGTRGATPVFVDIDETYTINVDLIEEKITPQTRGIMPVHLYGCPANMPRIMEIAEKHNLFVIEDSAQAHGAEWGGQRIATFGTAGSFSFYPGKNLGAYGDAGGMVTDSEEIANKARMIANHGQPKKHEHIMEGRNSRMDGMQAAILNVKLPYIETWTEERIAHAARYTELLKESSVQTPIVPEGARHVFHLYVVQHDDRDGLRQHLADHGIGNAIHYPTPMPFMPCYAHLGYTEADFPVATAACKRIVSLPMYPEMTNEHIDRVVETINSYGG